Proteins found in one Candidatus Sericytochromatia bacterium genomic segment:
- the flgK gene encoding flagellar hook-associated protein FlgK → MNVGLYASVSGLLTAQRAIDVASHNIANAETEGFSRQRGDVSTAVSLSIASVGNLGTGVKLDGIRRVRDELLDRQFRQEQATLGEMEVRAESLGKLEDLLGEPGEGSLSQQFNVYFESWQRLTTNPENTSFRLALRESALKLTQTFNQLSEDVENMRSDLNDRANSMVTDINTKASQVAELNRQIVATLVQGQSPNDLQDQRDLLIDQLTKLVKVQVVPIASSGAINVYLGNQRLVAGASHYPLDQTTIDPTKDTATIFFAGTKLAAPVEGGSLKALLELRNETLARITPDTGKPAGLLNRLDELANKLITDTNVLHQGGFGLEGSTGKDFFTGTRGAADITLNTDLLDSFDGVKFNYGYLAIGAAAQPPGDAGSGSSNNDMAQQISARRFAKVLTVVDPPPGAPPEAVPKATQSFEEYWQATVMTISVTTQSVTRTMKTQESLIGSVKERREAISAVSTDEEMANVIRYQKAYAASARMLTTIDEMLDTLLSIGR, encoded by the coding sequence ATGAACGTGGGCCTCTACGCTTCGGTTTCCGGTCTGCTCACGGCCCAGCGGGCCATCGACGTGGCCAGCCACAACATCGCCAATGCAGAAACCGAGGGGTTTTCCAGGCAGCGCGGTGATGTGTCCACGGCCGTGTCTCTGTCGATCGCGTCGGTAGGCAACCTGGGAACCGGGGTCAAGCTGGACGGCATCCGCCGAGTGAGAGACGAACTGCTCGACCGCCAATTTCGTCAGGAGCAGGCGACCCTCGGCGAAATGGAGGTGCGGGCCGAGTCGCTCGGCAAACTCGAAGACCTGCTGGGTGAACCAGGTGAGGGCTCGCTCTCCCAGCAATTCAATGTCTATTTTGAAAGCTGGCAGCGCCTCACCACCAACCCCGAAAACACCAGCTTTCGCCTGGCGTTGCGCGAGTCGGCGCTGAAACTGACCCAAACGTTCAACCAGCTGAGCGAAGACGTCGAAAACATGCGCTCGGACTTGAACGATCGGGCCAACAGCATGGTCACGGACATCAACACCAAAGCGTCACAGGTCGCGGAGCTGAACCGTCAGATCGTGGCCACGCTGGTTCAGGGGCAGTCCCCCAACGACCTGCAGGACCAGCGAGACTTGCTGATCGACCAGCTCACCAAGCTGGTCAAGGTGCAGGTGGTCCCGATCGCCTCCAGTGGGGCCATCAACGTCTATCTCGGCAATCAGCGCCTGGTCGCGGGGGCCAGCCACTATCCGCTGGATCAGACGACGATTGATCCCACCAAGGACACGGCCACCATCTTCTTCGCCGGCACCAAGCTGGCTGCCCCCGTAGAGGGCGGCTCGCTCAAGGCCCTGCTTGAACTGCGCAATGAGACCCTGGCGCGGATCACCCCCGATACAGGCAAACCAGCCGGCCTGCTCAATCGCCTGGACGAACTCGCCAACAAGCTGATCACCGATACCAACGTCCTTCACCAAGGCGGTTTCGGGCTGGAGGGCAGTACCGGCAAGGACTTTTTCACGGGCACGCGAGGAGCCGCCGACATCACACTCAACACGGACCTGCTGGACTCCTTTGACGGTGTGAAATTCAATTACGGCTATCTGGCCATCGGCGCTGCGGCCCAGCCACCAGGCGATGCGGGCAGTGGCTCCAGCAACAACGATATGGCCCAGCAGATCTCGGCGCGTCGCTTCGCGAAGGTGTTGACGGTGGTCGACCCGCCGCCCGGAGCGCCCCCAGAAGCCGTACCGAAAGCCACCCAGTCTTTTGAAGAATACTGGCAAGCCACGGTGATGACGATTTCTGTGACGACCCAGAGCGTGACCCGCACGATGAAGACGCAGGAAAGCCTGATCGGGTCGGTCAAGGAGCGACGGGAAGCGATTTCTGCCGTGTCCACGGATGAAGAAATGGCGAATGTGATCCGATATCAAAAAGCATACGCCGCGTCCGCGCGGATGCTCACGACCATCGATGAGATGCTCGACACGCTCCTGAGCATCGGCCGTTAA
- the flgL gene encoding flagellar hook-associated protein FlgL yields the protein MRISNNMIFERTLRDINQNRTNLANVQRDISTGKRLHRGSDDPRASALVQASTRELSEVGVYLENIEAGRTFLRDTDAALGNYQEILLAVQDRVVQASSGALTQDTRKQLASELSQLRESIRQVANTRDAQGRYLFNGLRTSGEPPYPAGDLTLGSQENSSILLEMGRGQKIPLNVVGNELFGVVSPPSSGPTSPPPPRTDIFDAIDGFVKFLQDGKSDALPPGSTSLTMTVPQLAVKAVKDALARSISSRGSVSSRLERLDEMTSRLSDRKQTLEARIDDLQATDITAASVKFNQYDVALRTALSLSGRTLPTSLVDFLR from the coding sequence ATGCGCATCAGCAACAACATGATTTTTGAGCGCACGCTGCGCGACATCAATCAGAACCGCACCAACCTGGCCAACGTGCAACGGGATATTTCCACAGGCAAGCGCCTGCATCGAGGTTCAGACGATCCGCGTGCCAGTGCCCTGGTCCAGGCCTCGACGCGAGAACTCTCCGAGGTGGGCGTTTACCTGGAGAACATCGAGGCGGGTCGCACCTTTTTGCGCGACACCGACGCGGCGCTGGGCAATTACCAGGAGATCTTGCTGGCCGTTCAGGACCGGGTCGTGCAGGCCTCCAGCGGCGCCCTGACCCAGGACACGCGCAAGCAACTGGCCTCTGAACTGTCACAACTCCGCGAGTCGATCCGCCAGGTGGCCAACACGCGGGACGCCCAAGGGCGCTACCTGTTCAATGGTCTGCGCACCAGTGGTGAACCGCCCTACCCGGCCGGCGATCTGACGCTGGGAAGTCAGGAGAACTCCAGCATTTTGCTGGAGATGGGCCGAGGCCAGAAAATACCACTGAACGTTGTGGGCAATGAACTCTTCGGGGTGGTGTCCCCGCCATCGTCCGGTCCCACCTCTCCCCCTCCCCCGCGCACCGATATCTTCGATGCGATCGATGGCTTCGTGAAATTCCTCCAAGATGGGAAGAGCGATGCGCTTCCGCCGGGTTCGACGAGCCTGACCATGACCGTTCCTCAACTGGCGGTGAAGGCGGTGAAAGATGCCCTGGCTCGTTCCATCAGCTCACGGGGTTCCGTGTCGTCACGGCTGGAGCGTCTGGATGAGATGACCAGTCGCCTGAGTGACCGCAAGCAAACCCTCGAAGCCCGCATCGATGACCTCCAGGCCACCGATATCACAGCCGCCTCGGTCAAATTCAATCAGTACGATGTGGCCCTGCGCACCGCCTTGTCCCTCAGCGGCAGGACCCTTCCCACCTCCCTGGTGGACTTCCTGCGGTGA
- a CDS encoding flagellar assembly protein FliW: MLVETRRFGPLEVSSDAVIHFPLGLLGFERYSRYIIVDSDQTAPMRWLQCVEDPNVAVLVVEPTLFFPDYDPFIHPDDRGLLQLDEEETPVLACVVVIPDDPSQMTINLLGPLVMNAEKRLGKQVVLSDSSLSARHRLIPDASPSEAVVPV; encoded by the coding sequence ATGCTTGTCGAAACGAGGCGATTCGGTCCCCTCGAGGTGTCATCGGACGCGGTGATTCACTTCCCGCTCGGGCTGTTGGGTTTCGAGCGATATTCGCGCTACATCATCGTGGACAGCGATCAGACGGCCCCTATGCGCTGGCTCCAGTGTGTGGAAGACCCCAACGTGGCGGTGCTGGTGGTCGAACCCACCCTTTTCTTCCCGGACTACGACCCTTTCATCCATCCGGATGACCGGGGCCTGTTGCAACTCGACGAGGAAGAAACCCCCGTGCTGGCTTGTGTGGTGGTGATTCCGGACGACCCCTCACAGATGACCATCAACCTGCTGGGGCCGCTGGTCATGAACGCCGAGAAGCGCCTCGGCAAGCAGGTCGTCCTGTCCGACAGCAGCCTGTCGGCGCGCCATCGGCTGATTCCCGACGCCAGCCCGTCGGAAGCCGTCGTGCCGGTATAG
- the csrA gene encoding carbon storage regulator CsrA: MLVLSRKINQSVMIGDDIEIILLETKGDTAKIGIVAPSDVKVYRQEIYQAIKAENIKATQNPASLDAASDLLKSVLKQRKNAP; encoded by the coding sequence GTGCTCGTATTGAGTCGTAAAATCAACCAGAGCGTGATGATCGGGGACGACATCGAGATCATCCTGCTCGAAACCAAAGGAGACACGGCCAAGATTGGTATCGTGGCACCTTCAGACGTCAAAGTGTACCGTCAGGAAATTTATCAGGCGATCAAGGCGGAAAACATCAAGGCCACCCAGAACCCAGCCTCGCTGGATGCTGCCTCCGACCTGCTCAAGAGTGTCTTGAAACAGCGCAAAAACGCCCCCTGA